The genomic interval GCCTCGACCGGCTTCACCGCCGGCTCGGCGGCGCGGTCCGCGAGGATTTCGCCGGTCGGGTTCGCGGCGACGCGCCCGGCGCCGACGGAAGCAGGACCCGGCGCCCCGCCCGCCGCGCCCGCGCCGGTCGAGCCTTCGGCGACGGCCGTGGCGGGCGCCCGCGCGAGGTCGCGGTCGGGCGTCGCGGACTCGGTGGCCGGCGGCGGTGCGACCGGAGGCGGCGGCGGCTCGCCCATCGCCACGGTTCGCGGCGCGACCCGGTCGCGTCCGACGAGGCCCACCGCCGCCACCGCGCCGGCGGCGGCGACCAGTACCACCACGGCGACCCACCCGCGCCCGCGCCCCGCCGGCTGCGCGCGGCCGACCGCGGCGCGCACCGCGTCGGCCACCTCGTCGGCCGTCCCCGTGATCACCGTCTGGGCGAACGCGGCCTCCGATGCGACGGACGGGCGATCGCGGCCCGTGTCGCCGGAGACGAGATCGGCCGGCGACGGCATGGGCAGGTCGCCGGTCGCCGCCGGCGCGTGGTTGCCGGACGCCACCGTCGCCGCCAGCGCGGCCGCGGCTCCGCCGGCGGCGGGATCGGCCGTCGCGGCATCCGGCGGCGCCGTCGCGGCGCCGTCTCCGGCCGCCGATCCGGCGCCGCGCAACGTCGCCAGCGGCCGCCCGGTCAGCGCCTCGACGAACGCGCCGACGGTCGGGAAACGATCGTCGCGGCTCTTGTTCAGGGCGCGCTCGACGGCGGCGATGGCCGCTGCCGGCACGTGCGGCGCGCGTTCGGCCAGCGGCGGCGGTTGCTCGTACACCACCTTGAACACGACTTCGGGCACGGTCTGGCCGGCAAACGCGGGTTGCCCGCACAACATCTCGTACACGATCGCACCGAGAGCGAAGATGTCGGTCGCTGGGCCGACCTGGTCGTGCGCGCCGGTGGCTTGCTCGGGCGCCATGTACTGCGGCGTGCCCAGCAGGGTCGATTCCTGAGTCTTGATCGTCTGCGAGCCGCGGATCTTGGAGATGCCGAAGTCGAGGATCTTGACCTGGGTCGCGACGTCGCCGCCGAGTTCGGTCGGACACAGGAAGATGTTCTGCGGCTTCAGGTCGCGATGGACGACTCCCTGTCGGTGCGCCGCGGCCAACCCCGCGCCGATCTGCCGCGCGATCGCGAGCGCCTCGTCGACCGGCAGCGGACCGCGCGCGAGCCGCTGATCGAGGCTCTCGCCGGCGAGTAGCTCGAGCACCAGGTAGGGCGCGCCGTCCGGCAGGGTGTTGAAGTCGATGACCTGCACGATGTTGGGGTGGCCGAGCCGGCTGGCGATCTCGGCTTCCCGCCGAAATCGCGCCAGCGACTCGGCGTCGGAGCCGACGTCCGCCAGCAGCACCTTGATCGCGACCTGTTTGCCGGGCAGCCGCAGGTGGTTGGCGGCCCACACGGCGCCCATGCCGCCGCGGCCGATGCAGCGCGTGATCTCGTACGTGTCCGCGACGACGGTGCCGACATCCACGGCGCGCGCGCTGTCCGGGTGGGATGCCATCCCGTCGGGCAGTATACTGGAGGAATGTCGAGCCAGCGGGGGGAAACCAGGCGCGCGACGGCGGGCGGCGGGCGCCGGGCGCCGGTGCCGGCGGCGGCGCCTGGGAGGCGGTTGCGTATCGGCGCGCGAGCGAGGTTGCGAGCTGCGAGGCGAGGTTCGGCGCACGCCCGCAGCGCACGAGGGCGCGAATGAACATACGGTACCGAAGGGCGCGAGGGCGTACGCCGAAGATCGCCCGCAGATCGCGACCGCAGCCAGCGGCGATGCGCAACAGACTCCTGGCGGCGGCCGCGTGGGCGACGGCGTTGGCGTCCGCTTCCGTGGCGCGGGCCGGTCCCGGCGCGCGGGTTGCCCGGCCGGACGCGCCGGTGTCGATCGCCGACGTCAAGGACAAGCTCGTCGTGCTCGCGACGGACGCGGGCCACTACGTGGTCATCGAACCGTTCGCGCTCGGCAGCGAGCACTTCTACTTCGGCGACGGCAAACGGTTGTATCGGCAGCGAACGTTCGGCGGCGGCCGCGACGGCGACAAACAGTTTTCGCGGCGGTTCTGGTCGCCGCGGGTCGACCACGTCGCCGAGATCGGATTTCGCGACGGCGCCTGGTACGTGCAGTGCGCCGACCGCAAGACGCCGCTGGCCGTCGCGCCGGAGCCGGAGGCGGCGCGGGT from Deltaproteobacteria bacterium carries:
- a CDS encoding serine/threonine protein kinase yields the protein MASHPDSARAVDVGTVVADTYEITRCIGRGGMGAVWAANHLRLPGKQVAIKVLLADVGSDAESLARFRREAEIASRLGHPNIVQVIDFNTLPDGAPYLVLELLAGESLDQRLARGPLPVDEALAIARQIGAGLAAAHRQGVVHRDLKPQNIFLCPTELGGDVATQVKILDFGISKIRGSQTIKTQESTLLGTPQYMAPEQATGAHDQVGPATDIFALGAIVYEMLCGQPAFAGQTVPEVVFKVVYEQPPPLAERAPHVPAAAIAAVERALNKSRDDRFPTVGAFVEALTGRPLATLRGAGSAAGDGAATAPPDAATADPAAGGAAAALAATVASGNHAPAATGDLPMPSPADLVSGDTGRDRPSVASEAAFAQTVITGTADEVADAVRAAVGRAQPAGRGRGWVAVVVLVAAAGAVAAVGLVGRDRVAPRTVAMGEPPPPPVAPPPATESATPDRDLARAPATAVAEGSTGAGAAGGAPGPASVGAGRVAANPTGEILADRAAEPAVKPVEADVADSADAELAHPDAPPRPRRAESSSSGGRRPADDAPDRIAPHADRDDGKPASRAAAVPPALAPAERALRAGDAREAIRLAKRALRTGNARRLRAAAAALITAAYCAERDLGNAQAWLAKVPPRARRRVRARCAAAGLPLP